The Pristiophorus japonicus isolate sPriJap1 unplaced genomic scaffold, sPriJap1.hap1 HAP1_SCAFFOLD_2449, whole genome shotgun sequence genome segment AATGGATAAAATGATTGGAGCTATTTACTCACATGGAGGTTAAATGCTGGTATAGACTGGTGGAACCAAATTGGCAGTTTACGTGTTAGAACCTCTTTTTTTCCTCCCCTCTGAAAGCATTCGGTATTAGCAGCTCTCCAGTATCTTGTCGCGATGGCATTTCTTCACATGTGAACTCGGCAGTGAGTGTTAGCTGTTTGAGGAAAGGCATCACAGTTGAGCAGATCTGCACATCCCCATTTTCTGGCAGAAGTCACCAGTTGGGGCACATCCAATCTGTGTGGCTCAATGCTACATCAGATGATGTCAATAACCACTGGGCCATCCGAGAAGCTGAGCAGAGTCATAAATGGGAAGTTGATACAGGCGGGGAaaagatttttaatttttaatactTTGCTATATTGTAAATTTTTGTAGAGTAAATATTTGTATTGCGACTCTGGTTATTATTTAGACACTAGCAGTAGAATTGCAATGTTGATCACCAGGAAGTAATATGCAGAATTTTGTGACTGCATGTATGCTGATGTTGCTGTCTATTTATAGTGATTATCTATTGACAGATGCTTCTCATTGCTACCTTTATTTTCGGAATCCTAAGCCTGTGGATGTTGGTGTGGCTCTGGCGTGATATCCGCAACAGGTCACCGGGTCAGAAGAGACCTTTTTTCAGCCTTTTGAACCAATACCTGACTCTCAGGGCTGAGAGTGTCCTGAGCCTTTTGCAGCGACGGAGACTCGAATTGAGCACCAAAAATATTCAGCAAGTGCAACACGACACTCTTCTCTGCAGGATCCGCAGGAACAGAAACACGGAGTATGGCAAATTGTACAGATTCTCCGAAATTACAGACCGTAAGACCTTCTGCAGCCTTCACCCACTGACGCGATATGATCATTACAAAGATTACATCTGGCGTGTTGCTAAAGGGGAACAAAATGTGTTGATTTCAGAGAGACCAAGTGTCCTCTCTATGACATCAGGAATTTCAGGCTCCAGTGCAATGTTACTGAGTACTAGGACGACAGCTAATGACTTCCATCAGGTATTGGTAACTCTTGTTATATAAAGTATGTTTGTGTTTGATGCCTGACTTACCCAGAACCTAACTTCTAAGCTATTTCTTCCCCTTTTACCTCCCCAGCTCTTCTGAGTTTATTGACACTTTTTTTAGGGTGCAGTTCCATGATTGCCATGATTGTCCTGGGTTCTGGGCTTAAGTGACCATTTCTTGCATAAGTTGAGACAGTGCGGTAGATTTTGATTGTGCAGTAATGTAAAATGAATGATAGCGAATcgacagcctgttttacatctctccagaATGTTATTTCCATTGACTTACCATCCAACTGTCTGTGAACAATGCCATGAGAGATATGCAATTTACGTAAAAACTAGATTATCTTTTATTTAGATATATATTAGATGTGTCTGTGGCACACCAGGAACTCTTTTATTTAAATTATAAATAAAAGGTAATCTGGTATACGACAAGCACCTTTCCCTATTCAAATTATGATCAGAAAAATCTGTGAAATTTGAGCCAAAAACAGCGCAGATGACTATAATATAACCTTGTACAAGGGAAGAGGTGTGAACCCAGAATGTGTCTTTGCACAGGGAGTGTGGAATCTGTCCTTGTATTAGCAAGGCAAAggcagggttgtaggactggaatgTGTCCTTGCACTGGCAGGAGTAGGGAGGGATATGGATGGGATGCTGCCTCACAAAAGATGGGGTGGGGGAGATTTGTTGAACTGGAATGTGGCCTCACACTGGCTGAAGGGAGAAGGCTGGAGTGGAAGGAGTATTTCTTTCTGTGTACCTTAATGTCTAATGCCACTATATAAAAGTAATCAACATCATTCAGCACAATAAAGTTGAAAGTTTGAACATTACAGAACATCAAGGAAAGACTGAAGATAATGAACAAAAAGGGGAGAAATAGGGTGGGTGGTTCTGTGAATCTGATTATATTTGTGTGTTGCAATGGTTGTGGATGTGTTTGAGAGGCTGTTTCTGTGTAATGTGTTCTGTATATGGCGGTGCTTTAACTCTACACCTCAATTCCCTTTAGAAGGTGAAGTTTAAAGAGAGAGATGTATTTTCCCCTTTTGTAACTTGGAACCTTCATAAACCAAACACAGACCAACTTAGTGAACTAGCACAGTAACCCCTGATAGTTAAAAACACTAAGGACACTTGAAGCATTGTGGAATAGTCAACATAATGGCTGGGATTTTGCATTGCGAATAATGGTGTGGCTGACGGCACTCGCCGTTGTTATGGAGTAAATCTGACAGTAACTTCTGGAgtatgcacatgcacagttaaatgcggaaatctggaagttgctgtctgagttactCTGCTCCTCCATAGGCTGCGCTACAATAGTAACACACcaatagactcggcattgaaatccaGGTAAGGGCATGAAGTTGCAATACTTACTCACTCGGTACCCATTAAACGCACAAAAAACGATAAGGCTGGTGCATTCAGTTGGAAGATCATTTTTAAGGCGtggtaagtcataattactgccaaacaacctctctggcactgaaaatttaattttataagtgtggagtctcattcctttggAATTTAATTATTattttactttttctgtctgtctctgttatgtctctctcccttaatcccatctttctttccctctctctttatttcactttctgtacatgacttAAATCTCATTTATACTGActgatttatacttcctggtttagacccgGTGTGTCTCAGTGacgattcttcagtctgattggttgaagagcctcgctgtgGTTTAACCTGCTCACATACGCCACAAATCTCCTGTAGAGGGTGCCGCACTGGATCAGACACCAGATGTCAGCAAGACTCCACTCAAACGCCTGTGAAAACTCAGGGCAGCTGTCAACGTAGTGAATGGCGGGTGCCGTTCCTTCGCTGCTAGCCGCAAAATCCAGGGCCAGTGTATACATGCATACTGGGTACTCGAGTCAGTGCACAAGCTCAGGAGGTCGGTGGACCCCTTGATCACACCGTATCATATTATCTGGCTCAGCATCGGGTGGGAAGAGTGTGGCACCTGAGGTTGACCGGTTTTTTCGAGCCCACACCTAGAAAGAGGACAGGACTTGATTAATGACTGGGTTTTCAGCTTGACATTCAGGGTTATAACAATTAAAATTAGATAACCCCAAAGAAAAAAATCTCTTGTTTTGAGCACATTTCTTATCTGTGTATTTCTGACGGTATTTCAGAGTACCTGTGTGTCAATTTCATTGTCTGTTCTTCATTGACTAGTGGAACAAAGAATCTGGATGTCTatctgagtgtgtgtttgtgtgtgtgtcttacAACTGAGAAGGTGATTCATCCGTTCTTTGTGTGTTAAGCCATATATCTTCAGTGCACTTCAGATCAAAGTATCCAGTGCTTCCTCAGTGTGGACTCCACTCCAGTACATACTGATGCGAAGAAGACTGGATAccccctcatccatgccgttgttacctctagatttgactattccaacacactcctggctggcctcccacattctaccctacgtaaactacaggtgatccaaagtGGCACCAAGGGTTGCctgtgtcctcactcgcaccaagtcccgctcatccatcacccagtgctcgctgacctacattggttcctggttaaggaaggcttcgatttcaaaattctcatttgttttcaattcccccccccaacccccgagatgtctgcgctcttctaattctgtcctcttgagtatccttgattatcatcgctcaatcatcggtggccgtgccttctgttgcccaggccttaaactctggaattccttccctaaacctctccatctctctatctctctttcctcttcttaaaacctacctctttgaccaagcttttgttcacctgccctaatttctcctatgtgactctgtgtcaaatttttttgtttcataacactcctgtgactcaccttgggacgtttcactacattaaagacattatacaaatacaagttgctgttgttcacAGCTCATTTTTGAGAAAGTATAAAATTCCTCTGAAACCTATAAACAATCATCAAACATAGACAACATTCGAATTCAAATAAGACCATCACCATCATTGGTTTAAGCTGACCGAGTAAGTTACAGTTAATTTAATTAACAAATGATTTTATTTTGATTACAAGGGATTCCCAGATGTTTGCAGGTGTTTTGGTGATCAGATTTCACTATCTGTTTATAATTTGACCATTTCTTTGCCGGGGACTGAATAAGTCAACTTCCTTTTTTATAATTACATAGCATTGCAGTGGTCGTACTGCACAATTCGGGTGTTTTTAATACTTGTGAGAAAGACTTTCCatgaccctaaccctagcccccaACCCTAAATGCAACACCGTCAGACTGATGCGGGTGAAATATGTGCAGCTGGACAAAAGCCCCCCAAAAAAGGCTGGcaagggctgctgttgatcaatgggctgcttttgatcaatgggctgttgttgatcaatgggctgcttttgatcaatgggctgttgttgatcaatgggctgttgttgatcaatgggctgttgttgatcaatgggctgttgttgatcaatgggctgcttttgatcaatgggctgttgttgatcaatgggctgctgttgatcaatgggctgcttttgatcaatgggctgttgttgatcaatgggctgctgttgatcaatgggctgttgatcaatgggctgccgttgatcaatgggctgttgatcaatgggctgctgttgatcaatgggctgttgatcaatgggctgttgatcaatgggctgctgttgatcaatgggctgttgatcagtgggctgctgttgatcaatgggctgttgatcaatgggctgctgttgatcaatgggctgctgttgatcaatgggctgctgttgatcaatgggctgctgttgatcaatgggctgtgatcaatgggctgttgttgatcaatgggctgttgttgatcaatgggctgttgttgatcaatgggctgttgttgatcaatgggctgttgttgatcaatgggctgctgttgatcaatgtgctgttgttgatcaatgtgctgttgttgatcaatgggctgttgttgatcaatgggctgttgttgatcaatgggctgttgttgatcaatgggctgttgttgatcaatgggctgttgatcaatgggctgttgatcaatgggctgttgatcaatgggctgttgttgatcaatgggctgttgttgatcaatgggctgttgttgatcaatgggctgttgttgatcaatgggctgttgttgatcaatgtgctgttgttgatcaatgggctgctgttgatcaatgggctgctgttgatcaatgggctgctgttgatcaatgggctgctgttgatcaatgggctgttgatcaatgggctgctgttgatcaatgggctgctgttgatcaatgggctgctgttgatcaatgggctgctgttgatcaatgggctgttgttgatcaatgggctgttgttgatcaatgggctgttgttgatcaatgggctgttgatcaatgggctgctgttgatcaatgggctgctgttgatcaatgggctgttgttgatcaatgggctgctgttgatcaatgggctgttgttgatcaatgggctgttgttgatcaatgggctgttgatcaatgggctactgttgatcaatgggctgctgttgatcaatgggctgctgttgatcaatgggctgttgatcaatgggctgttgttgatcaatgggctgttgttgatcaatgggctgctgttgatcaatgggctgttgttgatcaatgggctgttgttgatcaatgggctgctgttgatcaatgggctgttgttgatcaatgggctactgttgatcaatgggctgttgttgatcaatgggctgttgatcaatgggctgttgttgatcaatgggctgttgatcaatgggctgctgttgatcaatgggctgttgatcaatgggctgctgttgatcaatgggctgctgttgatcaatgggctgctgttgatcaatgggctgttgttgatcaatgggctgttgttgatcaatgggcttttgttgatcaatgggctgttgatcaatgggctgttgttgatcaatgggctgttgttgatcaatgggctgttgatcaatgggctgctgttgatcaatgggctgctgttgatcaatgggctgttgatcaatgggctgctgttcatcaatgggctgctgttcatcaatgggctgttgttgatcaatgctgctgttgatcaatgtgctgctgttgatcaatggctgctgttgatcaatggctgTTGataatgggctgttgatcaatggctgctgttgatcaatgggctgctgttgatcaatggctgctgttgatcaatgggctgttgttgatcaatggctgttgttgatcaatgggctgttgttgatcaatgggctgttgttgatcaatgggctgctgttgatcaatgggctgttgttgatcaatgggctgttgttgatcaatgggctgttgttgatcaatgggctgttgatcaatgggctgctgttgatcaatgggctgctgttgatcaatgggctgctgttgatcaatgggctgctgttgatcaatgggctgctgttgatcaatgggctgttgatcaatggctgctgttgatcaatgggctgttgttgatcaatgggctgctgttgatcaatgggcgttgttgatcaatggggtgttgatcaatgggctgctgttgatcaatgggctgttgttgatcaatgggctgttgatcaatgggctgctgttgatcaatgggctgttgatcaatgggctgctgttgatcaatgggctgttgatcaatgggctgctgttgatcaatgggctgttgatcaatgggctgctgttgatcaatgggctgttgatcaatgggctgctgttgatcaatgggctgttgatcaatgggctgttgatcaatggggtgttgatcaatgggctgctgttgatcaatgggctgttgttgatcaatgggctgttgatcaatgggctgttgttgatcaatgggctgctgttgatcaatgggctgctgttgatcaatgggctgctgttgatcaatgggctgctgttgatcaatgggctgctgttgatcaatgggctgttgatcaatgggctgcagttgatcaatgggctgctgttgatcaatgggctgctgttgatcaatgggctgttgatcaatgggctgctgttgatcaatgggctgctgttgatcaatgggctgctgttgatcaatgggctgctgttgatcaatgggctgctgttgatcaatgggctgctgttgatcaatgggctgttgatcaatgggctgctgttgatcaatgggctgctgttgatcaatgggctgctgttgatcaatgggctgctgttgatcaatgggctgctgttgatcaatgggctgctgttgatcaatgggctgttgttgatcaatgggctgctgttgatcaatgggctgttgatcaatgggctgctgttgatcaatgggctgtttaaTGCGTGATGCATCTAACAAAACTTAGTAATAAAATATTGGAAAACTTCTGAAGGATTATTACAATATGAAGGTATTATTGATTACATTGTATCAATAATTTAAAGTCTCACTGGAATACGAAGAAGCTATTGAAAGCAGTGGGATGTGATTTATTATCCTACACATGAGCTGATCTGGCTCGAGATGGAGTTCCAACTTCATGCCACGAGTGGGATATCAATCATATCAGCAGGTCTTCACCTTGTATGCTGTTTATACTACACATTACAAACAAGTTAATCTTAATTAGGTAGATAGGTTAAAAGGGGTTTTATGGCAGGGTTCAATCTTTGCCGATTAGTTCCAATTCAGCACAAAGTGATGATGCTAATTATGCTATTCCGTGTGTGTGACATTTGCAACTTGGATGTCCTCTTCAAACACATTTTCTAAGACAAATTAGTTCCAGTAATTAGAATGATGCATCTATCCTATAGAAAAAGCCGTTATTTGCTGCAATTTCTCCAGTATTCTGAAACAGTTTGCTTTATTTTAATACTAACTAAAACTACTGTTTTCCCTGTTATTATAGGGCTTTGGTGTGTGCTTTCATTCAATGCTTAATGTCTACCCAGAGACGAGAAATTTACAGAGGACTGCAAAGTTTTTCTACCCTCCTAATTGGATTAATTCAGAATCAGGGATTCCAGTTGGTCCCAACTGCCTCTCGCCCATGACCTCCAAGCGCAAGTTGAATATGTACTCTACACCAGCGGCTGGATTTGAAATTACTACCGAACCTGAGGCACTGTACGTTCATCTCCTTTTTGCCCTCAAAGATAGAACCTTGGGAATGCTGGAGGCTAGCTTTGCTTCCATAGTTTATCACAGTTTTGCTTTTCTGCAGAGTAAGTGGGAGCAGTTGATCAAGGATATTCGGCTGGGCCGAATAAATCCCGAGCTGAAGATTACTGATGATGTCCGCCTGAAGCTCAGTACTCAATTAAAGCCTGATCCTCGAAGGGCCACAGAACTGGCTGCAGAGTTTGGGTGTGGATTTGATGGGATTGCTCACAGGGTGTGGCCCCACCTCAACTTGGTTCTTGCCGTGGATTCTGGCTCCAATGAACTGTATGGAAGTCACCTGAAACAATTCTACTGTGAAGGAGTTCCTATTTATTCTCCAGTTTATGCAGCCACTGAAGGTAACAATGCATCGcttagtatcatcatcatcatcatcataggcaatccctcagaatcgaggaagacttgcttccactctaaaaatgagtccttaggtggctgatcagtccaatacgagaaacacagtccctgtcacaggttgtgggaaagggtgggtgggactggtttgccgcacgctccttccgctgcctgcgcttgatttctgcatgctctcagcgatgagactcgaggtgctcagcgccctcccggatgcacttcctccacttagggcggtctttggccagggactcccaggtgtcggtggggatgttgcacttgatcagggaggctttgagggtgtgcctgtaacgtttcctttggctcgtttgccctgaaggagttccgagtagagcgcttgctttgggagtctcgtgtcaggcatgcgaacaatgcggagctgatcgagtgtggtcagtgcttcaatgctggggatgtcggcctactTTTCTGCATTTCTTGTGGTTGCTGCCGTCCCGGGGTCAGGCTCGTGAAGCAACCTGCTCCCAGGCGCCATCAATGTTGATCTGTAGTCACCTGTTAAGAGAAGCTTGAATTTATGTAGGGCCTTTAACATAGAACAACACCCCCAAGGCACTTTATAAAACGTATAAGGAAAATCCGATGACAGGTCTAAGATGGAAAGGTTAGAAGGGATGATAAAATGTTTGGtcggaggtggattttaaggagggtttAAAGTATAACTGCCTAGCCCAGGTTGAATTGCTCTCCCACCCACAGAACCGAGGCACATTTCATCTTATgtctaagatttctaaatctctggcattaaattgacagcaagatcaattcttttaaaacaatttggaataagtttattaaacacatacACATGCAAATAGTCTACCGAACATAACAGCAGTCTATTGGTATTCTACGGACTCgacttaattacaacagatacaatgatgttacaataaaaaaggtatgatttacttccctctggcaaagcacatggcctgctcctttgtctttagaggaaggtcctgctttttgccgtgtgcttaagaaaagacagagagcaatctttggcttgagtttttaataCCCCGTAAGGTCAAAGcttcaggattgggtcttggttccagggccgttcctgattggcttctcctcatacatgtgtctgtctggagggccggtgccattccttgattaggttaatggctttccaattaacatcttttctagtttggtgagtttcaaagccatgcttcctttgtaacttgagctctgcccagccaggtatccatttgtctcttcaaacttgtcttttcagataatctacacttttaatatTTATATATACAAAAACAATATTATCataactaaacacttttattcttacatgtcTCAAAAATGTGGTCATATAGGCCCTGAatttccgttttggccttcccgcgggcatttcagagaaaaaatacacacctaccttaagctgctgcccacgttcgactttccgatgctgaggcctctcctccCTGCCAGTCACAGCACATGCACGTCGACGCatgcgcaggcctacagctggagtcacatggctctgggcaaccaaagtatcatagtaataggatttccgcagggtcctaaactcctattactatgattgtgatagagccccaaacacccaaaacactaattaaaaaatagaaactaATTACACtacatgcatttaaattaaagttattaatggctttaaaaaaaaaaatctggaaattatttttaagatttttaaaataaacttaccgttgtggggagggtttttaataaaatacgttttaataactttatttttatgtgtgtgttttttaaaacaggcgcaagatttttgaggacatttgtaagcgtaaatatcggaaatttccacttccaaatgtcttcgctcccgagatgcggccatctgtcaagccaaaaacttgacagatcgtaacTGTCGGTTTCCAGCGCGTGCACATTGCGtgctggaaaccagcatttccgatgccttcccgggtccgtaggatctttgtacggacccagggaggccggaattgttggcccatTGTATTATAAAACTGTAGTGAAAGTAGCCATATTTTCACTGATTGTCTCGATCGCAACACAGCGTCACAGTACAGTCTCGGGATGTTCTTCAGTCACAACAttcattttttttattttaaaaaactaaAATGTTTAATAAACAAATTATCACAACCAACCTGACCTACCTTTCCAGTTAAGAAGCTGACAGTTATATGTTCTTTATTCTACCATGACCATCACATCAAGGAAAACTAGGCAGAAATTACAGCCCTTCAAAATATGTATAATATCCAACAATAGATCATTAAGTTTTATATTCTTACAGTTAAAGTctttcagtggcagaaggtgggtagtgtggTCCACAATGATCAGTGTTGGGACgattgctgttcacaatttacatgaacaatttagactttggaatctaaAAAACACAATTTCTTAATTTGCGAATTATaccaaatttggggggggggggggattgccaatactgaggagcactgcaacaaattacaggaggacattaataaacttgcctctcgccgactcacgaactctcgctgcctccctttttcttttctctatcagtacgtaatatttagcattgttgttgccaaattaagtttatctgggggttaagtcatggcaggacagctcggacacgtgttatgctcctcctgtactatgtgggaagtcagggacgcttccagtgtccctgacgactacgtgtgcgggaagtgtatccgcctccagctcctgacggaccgcattgcggtactggagctgcgggtggattcactctggagcatgcacgatgatgagaatgacgtgagtagcacgtttagcgagttggtctcaccgcaggtaaagggtccacagccagatagtaaatgggtgaccagcaggatgagcagtgcaaggaacgtagtgcaggagtcccctgcggtcatccccctgcaaaacagatacactgctttgagtactgttgagggggatgactcatcaggggagggcagcagcagccaggttcatggcactgtggcgggctctgttgcacaggagggcaggaaaaagagtgggagagcgatagtgataggggattcaattgtaaggggaatagataggcgtttctgcggccgcaaccgagactccaggatggtatgttgcctccctggtgtaagggtcaaggatgtctcggagcaggtgcaagacattctgaaaaggaagggtgaacagccagttgtcgtggtgcacattggtaccaacgatataggtaaaaaacgggatgaggttctacatgacgaatttagggagctaggagctaaatttaaagagtagaacctcaaaggtagtaatctcaggattgctaccagtgccacgtgctagccagagtaggaattgcaggatagctcagatgaatacgtggcttgaggagtggtgcaagagggagggattcaaattcctgggacattggaaccggttctgggggaggtgggaccagtacaaaccggacggtatgcacctgggctggaccggaaccaatgtcctagggggagtgtttgctagtgctgtcagggaggagttaaactaacatggcagggggatgggaacctatgcagggagacagagggaaataaaatggaggcagaagcaaaagatagaaaggagaatagtaaaagtggagggcagagaaacccaaggcaaaaaacaaaaagggccacattacagaaaaattctaaaggggcaaagtgtgttaaaaagacaagcctgaaggctctgtacctcaatgcgaggagtattcggaataaggtggatgaattaactgtgcagacagcagttaacgtatacgatgtaattggcatcacggagacatggctccagggtgaccaaggctgggaactcaacatccaggattattcaacatttaggaaggataggcagagaggaaaaggaggcggggtggtattgctggttaaagagaaaattaatgcaatagtaaggagggagattagcctggataatgtgaaatcggtatgggtggagctgcggaattccaaagggcagaaaacgttagtgggagttgtgtacagaccaccagacagtagtagtgaggttggggacagcatcaaacaagaaataagggatgtgtgcaataaaggtacagcagttatcatgggcgactttaatctacatattgattgggctaaccaaactggtagcaatgcggtggaggaggattacctggagtgtattagggatggttttctagaccaatatgtcgaagaaccaactagagagctggccatcttagactgggtgatgtgtaatgagaagggactaattagcaatcttgttgtgtgaggtcccttggggaagagtgaccataatatggtaaaattccttattaagatggagagtgacacagttaattcagaaactagggtcatgaacttaaggaaaggtaacttcgatgatatgaggcgtgaattggctagaatag includes the following:
- the LOC139245896 gene encoding uncharacterized protein isoform X1, encoding MLLIATFIFGILSLWMLVWLWRDIRNRSPGQKRPFFSLLNQYLTLRAESVLSLLQRRRLELSTKNIQQVQHDTLLCRIRRNRNTEYGKLYRFSEITDRKTFCSLHPLTRYDHYKDYIWRVAKGEQNVLISERPSVLSMTSGISGSSAMLLSTRTTANDFHQGFGVCFHSMLNVYPETRNLQRTAKFFYPPNWINSESGIPVGPNCLSPMTSKRKLNMYSTPAAGFEITTEPEALYVHLLFALKDRTLGMLEASFASIVYHSFAFLQSKWEQLIKDIRLGRINPELKITDDVRLKLSTQLKPDPRRATELAAEFGCGFDGIAHRVWPHLNLVLAVDSGSNELYGSHLKQFYCEGVPIYSPVYAATEGLIGVNLWPEKEQRHYLLCPQSMFFEFIPADCCNEEQPQTLFMDEVKESELYELVVTNASGLYSASTAGLPGSSLSLGPFYTAWLGSQQSTYQLTHWPFEQK
- the LOC139245896 gene encoding uncharacterized protein isoform X2, giving the protein MLLIATFIFGILSLWMLVWLWRDIRNRSPGQKRPFFSLLNQYLTLRAESVLSLLQRRRLELSTKNIQQVQHDTLLCRIRRNRNTEYGKLYRFSEITDRKTFCSLHPLTRYDHYKDYIWRVAKGEQNVLISERPSVLSMTSGISGSSAMLLSTRTTANDFHQGFGVCFHSMLNVYPETRNLQRTAKFFYPPNWINSESGIPVGPNCLSPMTSKRKLNMYSTPAAGFEITTEPEALYVHLLFALKDRTLGMLEASFASIVYHSFAFLQSKWEQLIKDIRLGRINPELKITDDVRLKLSTQLKPDPRRATELAAEFGCGFDGIAHRVWPHLNLVLAVDSGSNELYGSHLKQFYCEGVPIYSPVYAATEGLIGVNLWPEKEQRHYLLCPQSMFFEFIPADCCNEEQPQTLFMDEVKESELYELVVTNASGLYRQTIVPRLRVYLGAA